From one Gossypium hirsutum isolate 1008001.06 chromosome D08, Gossypium_hirsutum_v2.1, whole genome shotgun sequence genomic stretch:
- the LOC107897859 gene encoding probable cation transporter HKT6 — protein sequence MSNTIICFGRKLEHFSSNSRSKLSCFNQSYRGLISTCFRFLVFRVNPFWVQLAYFIVVSLVGFGALKMSNPKSGSVSPNNIDVFFTSVSATTVSSMSTVEMEVFSNTQLIIITILMLVGGEVFTSMLGLLLGRFRFEKRPSFDGDIVNSISNRGLQSDCSLTSKNISQEVELGRITCSALANEKPITDLESNKNLTSDSKSLKYKATGYLGYLVLGYLLVVHAVGSSLVSMYVSLVPSARKILKTKGIDIRTFSFFTVVSTLANCGFVPTNENMIVFKKNSGLLLLLIPQILIGNTLYPACLRALIWVLDKMTKKVEFSYILKNWKEMGYSHLLSGLHSSFLAATVFGLTLVQFILFCSMEWNSETMDGFSSYQKVVGSLFQVVNSRYAGESVVDLSTISSAILVLFVVMMYLPPYTSFIPIKYQKKEIEKEKVKGSQNESAGKSILEFVLFSQLSYLAIFIILICISERQKLKEDPLNFNVLNITIEVVSAYGNVGFSTGYSCKRRLKGKQWCTDSCAGFAGRWSNTGKFILIVVMFFGRFKNFSFKYGKAWKLC from the exons ATGAGTAACACTATTATCTGTTTCGGTAGAAAATTGGAGCATTTTAGTAGCAATTCACGCTCCAAACTATCATGCTTCAACCAATCCTATCGTGGTTTGATATCCACTTGTTTCCGTTTCTTGGTCTTTAGAGTGAACCCTTTCTGGGTTCAGCTTGCTTATTTCATAGTCGTGTCTTTGGTTGGCTTCGGGGCATTGAAAATGTCAAATCCAAAATCCGGCTCAGTTAGTCCTAACAACATAGACGTGTTCTTCACTTCTGTGTCAGCAACAACGGTTTCAAGCATGTCGACTGTAGAAATGGAAGTTTTTTCCAATACCCAacttattattataactattctGATGCTGGTAGGTGGGGAGGTCTTCACTTCCATGCTTGGACTTCTGTTGGGGAGGTTCAGGTTTGAAAAACGTCCAAGTTTCGATGGGGACATTGTAAATTCTATTAGCAATAGGGGCCTCCAATCAGACTGCAGCTTGACCTCAAAAAACATTTCCCAGGAAGTGGAGTTGGGTAGGATTACTTGTTCAGCCTTAGCGAATGAGAAACCTATCACTGACTTAGAAAGTAACAAAAACTTGACTTCCGATAGTAAGAGTCTCAAGTATAAGGCCACTGGGTATTTGGGGTATCTGGTGTTAGGGTATCTTTTAGTAGTCCACGCAGTTGGCTCTAGTCTAGTTTCTATGTATGTAAGCCTGGTTCCAAGCGCAAGAAAAATACTCAAAACCAAAGGTATTGATATACGAACATTTTCTTTCTTCACTGTCGTTTCTACGTTAGCAAACTGCGGGTTCGTTCCAACAAATGAAAACATGATAGTCTTCAAGAAGAATTCGGGTCTTCTGTTGCTGCTAATTCCACAAATTCTTATTGGCAACACTCTTTATCCAGCTTGCCTACGAGCCTTGATATGGGTTTTGGACAAAATGACAAAAAAGGTGGAGTTCAGTTACATCCTGAAGAACTGGAAGGAGATGGGTTATAGTCATTTACTGTCAGGCCTTCATTCTTCTTTTCTTGCTGCCACTGTTTTTGGGTTGACATTAGTTCAGTTTATTCTTTTCTGCTCAATGGAATGGAATTCAGAAACCATGGATGGTTTTAGTTCATATCAGAAAGTTGTGGGCTCGCTGTTTCAGGTGGTTAACTCAAGGTATGCTGGTGAATCGGTAGTTGATCTTTCCACCATCTCCTCAGCGATCTTGGTGCTCTTTGTTGTTATGAT GTATCTCCCTCCTTATACTTCCTTTATACCAATAAAATATCAGAAAAAGGAAATAGAGAAAGAGAAAGTGAAAGGAAGTCAAAATGAATCAGCAGGGAAGAGCATTTTGGAGTTTGTTTTGTTCTCTCAACTCTCATATTTGGCCATCTTCATCATCCTAATTTGCATCTCCGAAAGACAAAAATTGAAGGAAGATCCCCTCAACTTCAATGTGTTAAACATCACCATAGAAGTCGTAAG TGCTTATGGGAATGTTGGATTCTCAACCGGATATAGCTGTAAAAGACGATTGAAAGGTAAGCAGTGGTGCACAGATTCATGTGCTGGCTTCGCGGGGAGATGGAGTAACACTGGAAAGTTTATCCTTATTGTTGTCATGTTTTTTGGAAGGTTTAAGAATTTCAGCTTTAAATATGGTAAAGCTTGGAAACTCTGCTAA